A window of Gadus chalcogrammus isolate NIFS_2021 chromosome 16, NIFS_Gcha_1.0, whole genome shotgun sequence contains these coding sequences:
- the pxylp1 gene encoding 2-phosphoxylose phosphatase 1 isoform X1 yields the protein MLARNRFILLVLVGAVLAIVSLSLQFLNLMPTTPLEKEQVPGGAAGTGLGKSRKRVIPVPHTKAPELDPIAEAYGYCNTPNRTEQAWEGHSPADYTLLSVQVMIRHGDRYPLYSIPKTKRPTIDCTLSPNRKPSHPQLSAFISHMANGDRGHWESTLGSVPRLPNHSACEMGELTQTGVVQHLRNGQLLLQAYKRHSLLRSGWSPRQLWVETTGKSRTLQSGLAFLFGFLPDFDWPKVTVRHQWSTLFCGAACDCPARNRYLEEEQRRQYRLRVGDAQLESTYAEMARALGLPNRQLRAANPIDSLLCHLCHGLPFPCLQTAAGGGGAKACLTMEQFSVIRRQQLDDEADKRQVGLYRKYAVLAMHPYLNRTAARMERAARAKPGTAAAEVALALAAAHDVTVAPLLSALGLEEARFPRFAARVVFELWRSPPAAGGKPPAKGKGKGTPGGEAFVRLLYDGEDVTFHTAFCRAHKRHGPRPLCPLKNFLSYVRRDMLALLNASSYQEACYKRPG from the exons ATGCTAGCTCGGAACCGCTTCAtcctgctggtgttggtgggggcggTGCTGGCTATCGTCAGCCTCAGCCTCCAGTTCT TGAACCTGATGCCCACCACTcccctggagaaggagcaggtcccggggggggcggcggggaccGGCCTGgggaagagcaggaagagggtCATCCCTGTGCCCCACACCAAAGCCCCAGAGCTGGACCCCATCGCCGAGGCCTATGGCTACTGCAACACTCCCAACCGCACGGAGCAGGCCTGGGAGG GTCACAGTCCCGCGGACTACACCCTGCTCTCCGTTCAAGTCATGATTCGCCATGGCGACCGCTACCCCCTCTACTCCATCCCCAAGACCAAGCGTCCGACCATCGACTGCACGCTGTCCCCCAACAG GAAGCCTTCCCACCCCCAGCTGAGCGCCTTCATCAGCCACATGGCCAACGGGGACCGCGGCCACTGGGAGTCCACCCTGGGCTCCGTGCCCCGCCTGCCCAACCACAGCGCCTGTGAGATGGGAGAGCTCACGCAGACAG gcgTGGTGCAGCACCTGCGCAacggccagctcctcctccaggcctaCAAGCGCCACAGCCTCCTCCGCTCGGGCTGGTCGCCACGGCAACTCTGGGTGGAGACCACGGGCAAGAGCCGCACGCTGCAGAGCGGCCTGGCCTTCCTCTTCGGCTTCCTGCCCGACTTTGACTGGCCCAAGGTGACAGTGCGCCACCAGTGGAGCACGCTGTTCTGCGGCGCCGCCTGCGACTGCCCCGCCCGCAACCgctacctggaggaggagcagcggcgGCAGTACCGCCTGCGCGTGGGCGACGCCCAGCTGGAGAGCACCTACGCCGAGATGGCGCGCGCCCTTGGCCTGCCCAACCGCCAGCTGCGAGCCGCCAACCCCATAGACTCCCTGCTGTGCCATCTGTGCCACGGCCTGCCGTTCCCCTGCCTGCAGACGGCGGCCGGCGGGGGCGGCGCCAAGGCCTGCCTGACCATGGAGCAGTTCTCGGTCATCCGGCGCCAGCAGCTGGACGACGAGGCGGACAAGCGGCAGGTGGGGCTGTACCGCAAGTACGCCGTCCTGGCAATGCACCCCTACCTGAACCGCACGGCGGCCCGCATGGAGCGGGCGGCGCGGGCCAAGCCGGGCACGGCGGCTGCGGAGGTGGCGCTGGCGCTGGCGGCGGCGCACGATGTCACGGTGGCGCCGCTGCTGAGCGCGCTGGGCCTGGAGGAGGCCCGCTTCCCCCGCTTCGCCGCCAGGGTGGTGTTTGAGCTGTGGAGGAGCCCCCCCGCGGCGGGGGGCAAGCCGCCGGCGAAGGGCAAGGGCAAGGGCACGCCCGGCGGCGAGGCGTTCGTCCGGCTGCTGTACGACGGCGAGGACGTGACCTTCCACACGGCGTTCTGCCGCGCCCACAAGCGCCACGGACCCCGGCCCCTGTGTCCCCTGAAGAACTTCCTGTCGTACGTGAGGAGGGACATGTTGGCCCTGCTGAACGCCTCGTCCTACCAGGAGGCCTGCTACAAGCGGCCCGGCTGA
- the pxylp1 gene encoding 2-phosphoxylose phosphatase 1 isoform X2 — protein sequence MLSIAAPHLLLVLLAVNLMPTTPLEKEQVPGGAAGTGLGKSRKRVIPVPHTKAPELDPIAEAYGYCNTPNRTEQAWEGHSPADYTLLSVQVMIRHGDRYPLYSIPKTKRPTIDCTLSPNRKPSHPQLSAFISHMANGDRGHWESTLGSVPRLPNHSACEMGELTQTGVVQHLRNGQLLLQAYKRHSLLRSGWSPRQLWVETTGKSRTLQSGLAFLFGFLPDFDWPKVTVRHQWSTLFCGAACDCPARNRYLEEEQRRQYRLRVGDAQLESTYAEMARALGLPNRQLRAANPIDSLLCHLCHGLPFPCLQTAAGGGGAKACLTMEQFSVIRRQQLDDEADKRQVGLYRKYAVLAMHPYLNRTAARMERAARAKPGTAAAEVALALAAAHDVTVAPLLSALGLEEARFPRFAARVVFELWRSPPAAGGKPPAKGKGKGTPGGEAFVRLLYDGEDVTFHTAFCRAHKRHGPRPLCPLKNFLSYVRRDMLALLNASSYQEACYKRPG from the exons ATGCTCTCCATCGCTGCCCCACACCTTCTACTGGTCCTTCTCGCTG TGAACCTGATGCCCACCACTcccctggagaaggagcaggtcccggggggggcggcggggaccGGCCTGgggaagagcaggaagagggtCATCCCTGTGCCCCACACCAAAGCCCCAGAGCTGGACCCCATCGCCGAGGCCTATGGCTACTGCAACACTCCCAACCGCACGGAGCAGGCCTGGGAGG GTCACAGTCCCGCGGACTACACCCTGCTCTCCGTTCAAGTCATGATTCGCCATGGCGACCGCTACCCCCTCTACTCCATCCCCAAGACCAAGCGTCCGACCATCGACTGCACGCTGTCCCCCAACAG GAAGCCTTCCCACCCCCAGCTGAGCGCCTTCATCAGCCACATGGCCAACGGGGACCGCGGCCACTGGGAGTCCACCCTGGGCTCCGTGCCCCGCCTGCCCAACCACAGCGCCTGTGAGATGGGAGAGCTCACGCAGACAG gcgTGGTGCAGCACCTGCGCAacggccagctcctcctccaggcctaCAAGCGCCACAGCCTCCTCCGCTCGGGCTGGTCGCCACGGCAACTCTGGGTGGAGACCACGGGCAAGAGCCGCACGCTGCAGAGCGGCCTGGCCTTCCTCTTCGGCTTCCTGCCCGACTTTGACTGGCCCAAGGTGACAGTGCGCCACCAGTGGAGCACGCTGTTCTGCGGCGCCGCCTGCGACTGCCCCGCCCGCAACCgctacctggaggaggagcagcggcgGCAGTACCGCCTGCGCGTGGGCGACGCCCAGCTGGAGAGCACCTACGCCGAGATGGCGCGCGCCCTTGGCCTGCCCAACCGCCAGCTGCGAGCCGCCAACCCCATAGACTCCCTGCTGTGCCATCTGTGCCACGGCCTGCCGTTCCCCTGCCTGCAGACGGCGGCCGGCGGGGGCGGCGCCAAGGCCTGCCTGACCATGGAGCAGTTCTCGGTCATCCGGCGCCAGCAGCTGGACGACGAGGCGGACAAGCGGCAGGTGGGGCTGTACCGCAAGTACGCCGTCCTGGCAATGCACCCCTACCTGAACCGCACGGCGGCCCGCATGGAGCGGGCGGCGCGGGCCAAGCCGGGCACGGCGGCTGCGGAGGTGGCGCTGGCGCTGGCGGCGGCGCACGATGTCACGGTGGCGCCGCTGCTGAGCGCGCTGGGCCTGGAGGAGGCCCGCTTCCCCCGCTTCGCCGCCAGGGTGGTGTTTGAGCTGTGGAGGAGCCCCCCCGCGGCGGGGGGCAAGCCGCCGGCGAAGGGCAAGGGCAAGGGCACGCCCGGCGGCGAGGCGTTCGTCCGGCTGCTGTACGACGGCGAGGACGTGACCTTCCACACGGCGTTCTGCCGCGCCCACAAGCGCCACGGACCCCGGCCCCTGTGTCCCCTGAAGAACTTCCTGTCGTACGTGAGGAGGGACATGTTGGCCCTGCTGAACGCCTCGTCCTACCAGGAGGCCTGCTACAAGCGGCCCGGCTGA